One Undibacter mobilis genomic region harbors:
- a CDS encoding Fe(3+) ABC transporter substrate-binding protein, with the protein MLKPIHAVSLAAALVAGAVSPAFAQGEVNVYSYRETKLIQPLFDAFTSDTGIKVNVISASSGLEQRIKTEGENSPADVLLTVDIGRLEEAVKAGISQPIVSPALDKVVPAQFRDPEGHWYAISMRARVVYASVDRVKQTAITYEELADPKWKGKICIRSGQHMYNNALIAAYIAKHGEAKAEEWLKGLKANLAQKPSGGDRETARDVAAGKCDLGIGNTYYWALMTQNPQQKPWADATKVILPTFAGGGTHVNVSGVVLAKHAPHKAQALKLIEWLAGEKAQHMYADVNFEYPLRAGIAVNPIIAGYGTLKPDALPLSKIADQKKAAAALVDKVGFDN; encoded by the coding sequence ATGTTGAAGCCCATTCATGCCGTCTCTCTTGCCGCCGCGCTGGTCGCCGGCGCCGTATCGCCCGCGTTCGCGCAGGGCGAGGTCAATGTTTACAGCTATCGCGAAACCAAACTGATCCAGCCGCTGTTCGACGCTTTCACCAGCGACACCGGCATCAAGGTCAATGTCATCTCGGCCAGCTCCGGCCTCGAGCAGCGTATCAAGACCGAAGGCGAGAACAGCCCGGCCGACGTGCTGCTCACCGTCGATATCGGCCGTCTTGAGGAAGCGGTGAAGGCAGGCATCAGCCAGCCCATCGTCTCGCCCGCACTCGACAAGGTGGTGCCGGCGCAGTTCCGCGATCCGGAAGGCCACTGGTATGCGATCTCGATGCGCGCCCGCGTCGTCTACGCCTCGGTCGATCGCGTGAAGCAGACCGCGATCACTTACGAAGAGCTCGCCGACCCGAAGTGGAAGGGCAAGATCTGCATCCGCTCCGGCCAGCACATGTACAACAACGCGCTGATCGCGGCCTATATCGCCAAGCACGGCGAGGCCAAGGCCGAGGAATGGCTCAAGGGCCTCAAGGCCAATCTGGCGCAGAAACCGTCGGGCGGCGACCGCGAGACCGCGCGCGACGTTGCTGCCGGCAAGTGCGATCTCGGCATCGGCAACACCTACTACTGGGCGCTGATGACGCAGAACCCGCAGCAGAAGCCGTGGGCCGACGCCACCAAGGTGATCCTGCCAACCTTCGCCGGCGGCGGAACCCATGTGAACGTCTCCGGCGTCGTGCTCGCCAAGCACGCGCCGCACAAGGCGCAGGCGCTCAAGCTGATCGAATGGCTCGCCGGGGAGAAGGCGCAGCACATGTATGCCGACGTCAATTTCGAGTACCCGCTGCGCGCCGGTATCGCGGTAAACCCGATCATCGCCGGCTACGGCACGCTCAAGCCGGACGCACTGCCCTTGTCCAAGATTGCCGATCAAAAGAAGGCAGCGGCCGCATTAGTTGATAAGGTCGGCTTCGATAACTGA
- a CDS encoding DUF1194 domain-containing protein: protein MSRLFRCALLLVAAFAISNLIVPARAAEKVDLLLVLASDVSRSVTGDKFKLQRDGYAAAIANPKVLEAIKGGRNGRIAVMFIEWSGAANQKVVIGWTVIDGPQTAHAFGTRLLEEPRAFADRTSISGGIDVAMAELAKAPYFSERQTIDVSGDGTNNSGRDVRQVRDEAIAKGIVINGLVILSDQPMPWNPEHTHPPGGLAKYYRDNVTGGPGSFVMEARDFESFGDAILKKMIAEIADASRELGAPIAR, encoded by the coding sequence ATGAGTCGCCTGTTCCGTTGCGCGCTTCTGCTTGTTGCGGCGTTCGCAATTTCAAACCTCATTGTCCCCGCTCGCGCCGCCGAGAAAGTCGACCTGCTGCTGGTGCTGGCCTCCGACGTGTCGCGCAGCGTCACCGGCGACAAATTCAAGCTGCAACGCGACGGCTATGCGGCGGCGATCGCCAATCCGAAAGTGCTCGAGGCGATCAAGGGCGGACGCAACGGCCGCATCGCCGTCATGTTCATCGAATGGTCCGGCGCCGCCAACCAGAAGGTCGTGATCGGCTGGACCGTGATCGACGGCCCGCAGACGGCGCACGCTTTCGGCACCCGGCTGCTCGAAGAGCCGCGCGCTTTCGCCGACCGCACCTCGATCAGCGGGGGTATCGATGTCGCCATGGCCGAACTCGCCAAGGCGCCGTATTTTTCGGAGCGGCAGACCATCGACGTCTCCGGCGACGGCACCAACAATTCCGGCCGCGACGTCCGGCAGGTCCGCGACGAGGCGATCGCCAAGGGCATCGTCATCAACGGCCTCGTCATTCTCAGCGACCAGCCGATGCCGTGGAATCCCGAGCACACCCATCCGCCCGGCGGACTTGCCAAGTATTACCGCGACAACGTCACCGGCGGACCGGGCAGTTTCGTGATGGAAGCCAGAGACTTTGAGTCGTTCGGCGACGCCATTCTGAAGAAGATGATCGCCGAAATTGCCGATGCATCGCGGGAGCTTGGTGCACCGATCGCGCGCTGA
- a CDS encoding PAS domain-containing sensor histidine kinase codes for MSGTNDQHLWLDDPRLADYALAPVPVWLWREDGTRVLWANGPAAAIFDGASSSALAQRAFDADHPAATQIKRLAGTLPGGGTKRLERLRGFGAPLGSALTCFCSRFTLPDRTTAVLVVSTERVARDLSLPERAHRLIADVERPAAVFSADGELIDANMPARQRIADKRDIAALGLDRLARDASRNGRAEGDFPLGYAVMRKLGAGQTIALLLQFTEPKPVLQPPPTNDVVAMPAPVAPKLVAETPRPQPYRFVWQMDAATHFTQGMENFARLLGPETASVLLRSWPEIAQALNIDTDSRIARALAARETWSGIVVEWPMDGSHERVAIEMSGLPTFDRDRRFTGFRGFGICRAGLRDIDTIAAVPAPKPAEPPSANVLAFRPAAEPQPPAPPIVPVAEPPTTADKPALTASEHSNFEELARELNARLKGGGAKPPLPTDEAPDFGEEPLIVPQPAPTAPSRVSATDDGRAILERLPLGILVYRLNNLLYANRAFLDWTGYDSLATLNEAGGLDSLFIEPANGDESGGGHGAKSLNIATVNGQQKPVKGRLFSVPWGQESALVLMIQTGGGAAEAKPNEAAMRRLESEANELRAVLDTATDGVLLLDRAGRVLTANRSAQALFGYDAADFTELSLDDLFAPESRRAMIDYLDRVSGDRGVMPDAGREAIGRFKRGGLVPLYVTMGRIEGGDKYCALLRDLTAWKRTEEDLINARREAERASTAKSEFLAKISHEIRTPLSAILGFSEVMMDERFGAIGNERYKEYLKDIHAAGGHVISLLNDLLDLSKIEAGKLDLTFVSVSLNDIVQECVAMLQQEANRQRVIIRTSLSPNLPPIVADARSVRQIALNILSNSIKFTGAGGQVIVSTAVNDDNEAMLRVRDTGAGMSEQELQMALEPFRQLATTSRWGASGTGLGLPITKALAEANHARFRITSRPEDGTLVEVAFPATRVLAE; via the coding sequence ATGAGCGGGACGAACGACCAACACCTCTGGCTCGACGATCCTCGTCTGGCCGATTACGCGCTCGCTCCTGTGCCGGTGTGGCTGTGGCGTGAGGACGGTACTCGCGTGCTCTGGGCCAACGGGCCCGCCGCAGCGATTTTCGACGGGGCAAGTTCCTCAGCGCTCGCGCAGCGCGCCTTCGACGCCGACCATCCCGCCGCGACGCAGATCAAGCGCCTCGCCGGTACGTTGCCGGGCGGCGGCACCAAGCGCCTCGAGCGGCTGCGTGGTTTCGGCGCGCCGCTGGGCAGTGCCCTGACCTGCTTCTGCTCGCGCTTCACCCTGCCCGATCGGACCACGGCCGTCCTCGTCGTCTCGACCGAACGCGTGGCCCGCGACTTGAGCCTGCCGGAGCGCGCGCATCGCCTGATTGCCGATGTCGAGCGGCCGGCCGCGGTGTTCTCAGCCGACGGTGAACTCATCGACGCCAATATGCCGGCGCGCCAGCGCATCGCCGACAAGCGCGACATCGCGGCGCTCGGCCTCGACCGGCTGGCACGCGACGCCAGCCGCAACGGCCGCGCCGAAGGTGACTTCCCGCTCGGCTACGCCGTCATGCGCAAGCTCGGCGCCGGACAGACGATCGCGCTGCTGCTGCAATTCACCGAACCCAAGCCCGTGCTGCAGCCGCCGCCGACAAACGATGTCGTGGCGATGCCAGCCCCGGTGGCGCCGAAGCTTGTCGCCGAGACGCCACGGCCGCAGCCTTATCGCTTTGTCTGGCAGATGGATGCGGCAACGCATTTCACGCAGGGGATGGAAAACTTCGCCCGCCTGCTCGGCCCGGAAACGGCTTCTGTGCTGCTGCGCTCGTGGCCGGAAATCGCGCAGGCCTTGAACATCGACACCGATAGCCGCATCGCGCGGGCGCTGGCGGCCCGCGAGACCTGGAGCGGCATTGTCGTCGAATGGCCGATGGACGGTTCGCACGAACGTGTCGCCATCGAGATGTCCGGCCTGCCAACCTTCGACCGCGATCGTCGCTTCACCGGCTTTCGCGGCTTTGGCATCTGCCGCGCCGGCTTGCGCGACATCGACACCATTGCCGCCGTGCCCGCACCGAAGCCGGCAGAGCCACCGTCAGCTAATGTGCTCGCCTTCCGTCCGGCCGCCGAACCGCAGCCGCCCGCGCCGCCGATTGTGCCGGTCGCCGAGCCGCCAACCACCGCAGACAAGCCGGCGCTCACGGCCAGCGAGCACAGCAATTTCGAAGAACTGGCCCGCGAACTGAACGCCCGGCTCAAAGGCGGCGGCGCAAAACCTCCGCTGCCCACGGACGAAGCGCCGGATTTCGGCGAGGAGCCGCTCATCGTGCCGCAGCCGGCACCGACCGCGCCGTCGCGCGTGTCGGCAACCGACGACGGCCGCGCCATTCTCGAGCGGCTGCCGCTCGGCATTCTGGTCTATCGCCTCAACAACCTGCTCTATGCCAACCGCGCCTTCCTCGACTGGACCGGTTACGACAGCCTTGCCACACTCAATGAAGCCGGCGGCCTCGACAGCCTGTTCATCGAGCCAGCCAATGGCGACGAAAGTGGCGGTGGCCATGGCGCAAAGTCGCTCAACATCGCCACCGTCAACGGCCAGCAGAAGCCGGTGAAGGGGCGCCTGTTCAGCGTGCCGTGGGGTCAGGAGTCGGCGCTGGTGCTGATGATCCAGACCGGCGGCGGCGCGGCGGAAGCCAAACCGAACGAAGCGGCAATGCGCCGTCTCGAATCCGAAGCCAACGAACTGCGTGCCGTGCTCGATACCGCGACCGACGGCGTGCTGCTGCTCGACCGTGCCGGCCGTGTGCTCACCGCCAACCGCAGCGCGCAGGCGCTGTTCGGCTACGACGCCGCCGACTTCACCGAACTTTCCCTCGATGATCTTTTCGCGCCGGAAAGCCGCCGCGCGATGATCGACTATCTCGACCGCGTTTCAGGCGATCGTGGCGTCATGCCCGATGCAGGCCGCGAGGCAATCGGCCGCTTCAAGCGCGGCGGGCTGGTGCCGCTTTATGTCACCATGGGGCGCATCGAGGGCGGCGACAAATATTGCGCGCTGCTGCGCGACCTCACCGCCTGGAAACGTACTGAGGAAGACCTCATCAATGCGCGGCGCGAGGCCGAACGCGCGTCCACCGCAAAATCCGAATTCCTCGCCAAGATCAGCCACGAGATCCGCACGCCGCTCAGCGCCATCCTCGGCTTCTCCGAAGTGATGATGGACGAGCGTTTCGGCGCCATCGGCAACGAGCGCTACAAGGAATATCTCAAGGATATTCACGCTGCCGGCGGCCACGTCATTTCGCTGCTCAACGATCTGCTCGATCTGTCGAAGATCGAGGCGGGCAAGCTCGACCTCACTTTCGTCAGCGTCAGCCTCAACGACATCGTCCAGGAATGCGTGGCGATGCTGCAGCAGGAGGCCAACCGCCAGCGCGTCATCATCCGCACGTCGCTATCGCCGAACCTGCCGCCGATCGTGGCGGACGCGCGTTCGGTCCGCCAGATCGCGCTCAACATCCTGTCGAACTCGATCAAGTTTACCGGCGCTGGCGGCCAGGTGATCGTGTCCACGGCGGTCAACGACGACAACGAGGCAATGCTCCGCGTGCGCGACACCGGCGCCGGCATGAGCGAGCAGGAACTGCAGATGGCGCTGGAACCGTTCCGCCAGCTCGCCACAACGTCGCGGTGGGGGGCGAGCGGCACCGGACTCGGCCTGCCCATCACCAAGGCCCTGGCCGAGGCCAACCATGCCCGCTTCCGCATCACCAGCCGTCCCGAGGACGGAACCCTCGTCGAGGTCGCCTTCCCCGCGACCCGCGTGCTGGCGGAATAG
- a CDS encoding phasin family protein: MAQDPKFEIPAEMREFAEKSVEQAKVAFDSFIAASKHAVGTAETQAKTLQSGVREAGQLAMGFAERNLTASFDFAQRLLRAKDPKEVTELQIDYVKAQIAALSEQAKALSEHAGKMTPK; encoded by the coding sequence ATGGCGCAGGATCCAAAATTCGAAATCCCCGCAGAGATGCGAGAATTCGCGGAAAAGAGCGTCGAGCAGGCGAAGGTCGCCTTCGACAGTTTCATCGCGGCCAGCAAACATGCGGTCGGCACCGCGGAAACCCAGGCCAAGACCTTGCAGAGTGGCGTGCGTGAAGCCGGCCAGCTCGCCATGGGCTTTGCCGAGCGCAACCTCACGGCGTCCTTCGATTTCGCCCAGCGCCTGCTGCGCGCCAAGGACCCGAAGGAAGTCACCGAGCTGCAGATCGACTACGTCAAAGCGCAGATCGCGGCCCTGTCGGAACAGGCCAAAGCCCTATCCGAGCACGCCGGCAAGATGACGCCGAAGTAG
- a CDS encoding phasin has product MTEETYTPKVVAMNTDAMFQMPKFEVPTMEVPPAFREFAEKGIAQAKDGYDKMKANAEKATETLETTYSIASKGCADYGLKLIETARANSNAAYDLMAELMGAKSYSDFVGLSTAYMRNRFDAFNAQAKELSEHAQKVATETAEPIKESFAKFSKAA; this is encoded by the coding sequence ATGACCGAAGAAACCTACACGCCGAAAGTCGTCGCGATGAACACGGACGCGATGTTCCAGATGCCGAAATTCGAAGTGCCGACGATGGAAGTGCCGCCGGCATTCCGTGAATTCGCCGAGAAGGGCATTGCCCAGGCGAAAGACGGCTACGACAAGATGAAGGCCAACGCCGAGAAGGCGACCGAAACGCTCGAGACGACCTATTCGATCGCCTCGAAAGGCTGCGCCGATTACGGCCTCAAGCTGATCGAAACCGCCCGCGCCAACAGCAATGCCGCCTACGATCTGATGGCGGAACTGATGGGCGCGAAGTCCTACTCCGATTTCGTCGGGCTTTCGACCGCCTACATGCGAAACCGCTTTGATGCGTTCAATGCCCAGGCCAAGGAGCTCTCCGAGCACGCTCAGAAGGTCGCGACCGAGACCGCCGAGCCGATCAAGGAAAGCTTCGCCAAGTTCAGCAAGGCCGCCTGA
- a CDS encoding MFS transporter codes for MFFTLLFPYFLGNFYRPFLAVVAGDLSRDLGLDSAGLASLQATFLLAFALTQVPVALSLDRFGPRRILILGLCAAVAGSVLLSAAGQPWHALTAMALLGAGFSPVMMAGFYVIGRVYAPERFATLSSLLFGLGTLGDPVSGAPLALAVGVFGWRVTMLGMAGITVLSLVLIAIVLRDPPRVEAPGGKISALAATRQIFAIRALWPIIPLAFVSYAVVAAVRGLWIAPYLAQVHHFGPYAVGLSATAMGLALALGGIFYAPMNRYLGDAKITVAAGIAVTVVAWLVLGQFGAGSDGLALGLLFVAAGFGASFAILLAHSRAFLPTHVLGQGVTMMNLLFFGGAGLGQWLSGRYVKAAEIAAVAPDLLYGRLFTAFGVVLAVALGIYLLSPRERSASPAQ; via the coding sequence GTGTTCTTCACGCTCCTGTTTCCCTATTTCCTCGGCAATTTCTATCGGCCGTTCCTGGCCGTAGTGGCGGGCGACCTGTCGCGCGATCTCGGCCTCGATTCCGCTGGCCTCGCCAGTCTGCAGGCCACCTTCCTGCTCGCCTTTGCCTTGACCCAGGTGCCGGTCGCGCTGTCGCTCGATCGCTTCGGCCCGCGCCGAATCCTGATTCTGGGCTTGTGCGCGGCCGTGGCCGGCAGTGTTCTGCTCAGTGCTGCGGGCCAGCCGTGGCACGCGTTGACGGCGATGGCGCTGCTTGGCGCCGGCTTCTCGCCGGTGATGATGGCCGGATTTTATGTCATCGGCCGCGTCTATGCGCCCGAACGGTTTGCAACCTTGTCGTCCTTGCTGTTCGGGTTGGGCACGCTCGGCGACCCGGTCAGCGGCGCACCTTTGGCGCTGGCGGTTGGCGTCTTCGGCTGGCGCGTCACGATGCTCGGCATGGCGGGCATCACGGTCCTGAGTCTGGTGCTGATCGCTATCGTGCTGCGCGATCCGCCGCGTGTTGAAGCGCCGGGCGGAAAAATTTCGGCGCTGGCGGCGACACGGCAGATCTTCGCCATCCGGGCGTTGTGGCCGATCATCCCGCTCGCCTTTGTCAGTTACGCGGTGGTGGCCGCGGTGCGCGGACTATGGATCGCGCCCTATCTCGCCCAGGTTCACCACTTCGGCCCCTATGCCGTCGGCCTCAGCGCCACCGCGATGGGGCTGGCGTTGGCGCTCGGCGGAATTTTCTACGCACCGATGAATCGCTATCTGGGCGACGCCAAGATCACGGTGGCGGCCGGCATTGCCGTTACGGTGGTGGCGTGGCTGGTGCTGGGCCAGTTCGGCGCGGGATCTGACGGTCTCGCGCTCGGACTTCTGTTCGTCGCAGCCGGTTTCGGCGCGAGCTTCGCGATCCTGCTTGCTCATTCGCGCGCCTTTCTGCCGACGCATGTGCTGGGGCAGGGCGTGACGATGATGAACCTCTTGTTCTTCGGCGGCGCCGGTCTGGGACAATGGCTGTCCGGCCGTTACGTGAAAGCGGCTGAGATCGCGGCCGTCGCTCCCGATTTGCTGTACGGCCGGCTGTTCACGGCATTCGGTGTGGTGCTGGCCGTCGCGCTCGGCATTTATCTGTTATCGCCGCGCGAGCGCTCGGCGTCACCGGCGCAATAA
- a CDS encoding L,D-transpeptidase family protein — protein MKIVAIDRLLASSALGLVLMLATQPGHAQSLEEQLNTAAPLAAPIAPPSLKDLAPQAAETPTQAASTPTPVATPAPAAPEAAKADTAKAAPAVANPTANAAVTDKLREMVTGKALDRIVSRKAEHLGVEAFYKARDYAPLWVNDGAVTDRAKAAMSTLNKADEVGLDAADYPTPDFAAAKTADELADAELKLTSAVLTYARQAQVGRIHFSRVAADIEFSQTAPDPASVLDNLAKASNAAAALEDYNPPHPQFKALRAKLADLRAGKPVVDTKTEDAKPAPAVQIASGPILRPGMKDKRVADLRKRLDVPGDKDNTLYDAAVQEAVKTFQTTADLDTDGNVGPSTLRALNGTKPETKSINRASNDPIDTIIVNMERWRWLARDLGNPHVIVNVPDYRLALWNNGKVYWSTKIVAGKPGSHATPMISAEMKFITVNPTWNVPPSIIEKEYLPALQEDPQALDRIGLKVEQAADGTVRIYQPPGAANALGRIRFNFPNKFLVYQHDTPDKNLFKHEKRAYSHGCMRVENPLMYGEKLLSLALPDQKYTAAKLESMFGGSEININFPNHLWVHLTYQTAFVDDEGKLQFREDVYGRDQRMIAILKGSDRKVADIAIARPPNTSSKPVRVPVGSFGGGSYSSGPNFFEALFGGFGRPEPRPSRDVGGPRYGRDGRVVVR, from the coding sequence GTGAAGATCGTTGCAATTGACCGTCTGTTGGCGTCGTCCGCCCTCGGGCTGGTGCTGATGCTGGCCACGCAGCCGGGCCATGCCCAATCGCTGGAAGAGCAACTCAATACCGCCGCGCCGCTGGCGGCGCCGATCGCGCCGCCTTCCCTGAAGGATCTGGCGCCGCAAGCCGCCGAAACGCCGACTCAGGCCGCTTCGACCCCCACCCCGGTTGCAACGCCGGCCCCGGCAGCGCCCGAAGCCGCCAAGGCCGATACCGCGAAAGCGGCTCCGGCCGTCGCCAACCCGACCGCCAACGCCGCCGTCACCGACAAACTGCGCGAGATGGTGACCGGCAAGGCGCTCGACCGCATCGTTTCCCGCAAGGCCGAGCATCTTGGCGTCGAGGCTTTCTACAAGGCCCGCGACTACGCCCCGCTCTGGGTCAATGATGGCGCCGTTACCGACCGCGCCAAGGCCGCGATGTCAACGTTGAACAAGGCCGATGAAGTTGGCCTCGATGCCGCCGACTATCCGACGCCGGACTTCGCCGCGGCCAAAACCGCCGACGAACTGGCCGACGCCGAACTCAAACTGACCTCGGCCGTTCTGACCTATGCCCGTCAGGCGCAGGTCGGCCGCATTCACTTCTCCCGCGTCGCCGCGGATATCGAATTCAGCCAGACGGCGCCCGATCCGGCGTCGGTTCTCGACAATCTGGCGAAGGCGAGCAACGCCGCCGCCGCGCTCGAGGACTACAACCCGCCGCATCCGCAGTTCAAGGCGCTGCGCGCCAAGCTCGCCGACCTGCGCGCCGGCAAACCCGTTGTCGATACCAAGACGGAAGACGCCAAGCCCGCGCCGGCGGTCCAGATCGCCTCGGGCCCGATCCTGCGTCCGGGCATGAAGGACAAGCGCGTCGCCGACCTGCGCAAGCGCCTCGACGTTCCGGGCGACAAGGACAACACCCTCTATGACGCCGCCGTCCAGGAGGCCGTGAAGACCTTCCAGACCACCGCGGATCTCGACACCGACGGCAATGTCGGCCCCTCCACGCTGCGTGCGCTCAACGGCACCAAGCCGGAAACCAAATCGATCAACCGCGCCTCCAACGATCCGATCGACACCATCATTGTGAACATGGAGCGCTGGCGCTGGCTGGCGCGCGATCTCGGCAATCCGCATGTCATCGTCAACGTGCCGGACTATCGCCTGGCGCTGTGGAACAACGGCAAGGTTTACTGGAGCACCAAGATCGTTGCCGGCAAGCCGGGCAGCCACGCCACGCCGATGATCTCGGCAGAGATGAAGTTCATCACGGTCAACCCGACCTGGAACGTGCCGCCGTCGATCATCGAGAAGGAATACCTGCCGGCTCTGCAGGAAGATCCGCAAGCGCTCGACCGCATCGGCCTCAAGGTCGAGCAGGCCGCCGACGGCACCGTGCGCATCTATCAGCCGCCGGGTGCCGCCAACGCGCTCGGCCGCATCCGCTTCAACTTCCCGAACAAGTTCCTGGTCTATCAGCACGACACGCCGGACAAGAACTTGTTCAAGCACGAGAAGCGCGCCTACAGCCACGGCTGCATGCGCGTCGAAAACCCGCTGATGTATGGCGAGAAGCTGCTGTCGCTGGCGCTGCCCGACCAGAAGTACACCGCTGCGAAGCTCGAGAGCATGTTCGGCGGTTCGGAGATCAACATCAACTTCCCGAACCATCTCTGGGTTCACCTGACCTATCAGACCGCGTTCGTCGACGATGAAGGCAAGCTGCAGTTCCGCGAGGACGTGTACGGACGCGACCAGCGCATGATCGCGATCCTCAAGGGCAGCGATCGCAAGGTCGCCGATATCGCAATCGCGCGTCCGCCGAATACTTCGTCGAAGCCGGTGCGCGTGCCGGTCGGTTCATTCGGCGGTGGCAGCTACAGCAGCGGCCCCAACTTCTTCGAAGCGCTGTTCGGCGGTTTCGGCCGGCCCGAGCCGCGGCCGAGCCGCGACGTTGGCGGTCCGCGCTACGGCCGCGACGGGCGCGTCGTGGTCCGCTAA
- a CDS encoding LysR family transcriptional regulator produces MDWDKLKVFHAAAEAGSFTHAGERLGLSQSAVSRQVSALETDLNVSLFHRHARGLILTEQGDMLYRTAHEVFMKLEAARTKLTDSRERPNGELKVATSAGIGIHWLTPRLGEFLDLYPDIQITLITTDEELDLAMREADVAIRMRQPTQPDLIQRKLFSVHFHAYASPDYIKRFGTPRTHDDLDHHRVLLLGGSVPAHFANRRWLVEVGREAKNPRVPHLSINNVLGLLRACQRGLGVAMLPDYLVEENGGLVQLFGEQDTLALDAFFVYPEELKSVARIQVFRDFLVANAQRWNF; encoded by the coding sequence ATGGACTGGGACAAGCTGAAGGTCTTTCACGCCGCAGCGGAAGCCGGATCGTTCACCCACGCCGGCGAACGTCTCGGCCTGTCGCAATCGGCGGTGTCGCGTCAGGTCTCGGCGTTGGAAACCGATCTCAACGTTTCGCTGTTTCACCGCCATGCCCGCGGTCTGATCCTGACCGAACAAGGCGACATGCTGTATCGCACGGCGCATGAAGTGTTCATGAAGCTGGAAGCGGCGCGCACCAAACTCACCGATAGCCGCGAGCGGCCGAACGGCGAACTCAAGGTCGCAACTTCGGCCGGCATCGGAATCCATTGGCTGACGCCACGCCTCGGCGAATTCCTCGATCTTTATCCCGATATCCAGATCACGCTGATCACGACCGATGAAGAGCTCGATCTGGCCATGCGCGAAGCAGACGTCGCCATTCGCATGCGCCAGCCGACGCAGCCGGACCTCATTCAGCGCAAGCTATTCTCGGTGCATTTCCACGCCTATGCGTCGCCGGATTACATCAAGCGTTTCGGCACGCCGCGCACCCACGACGACCTCGATCATCACCGCGTGCTGTTGCTTGGCGGCAGCGTGCCGGCGCATTTCGCCAATCGCCGCTGGCTCGTCGAAGTCGGCCGCGAAGCGAAGAATCCGCGCGTGCCGCATCTTTCCATCAACAACGTGCTCGGTCTGCTGCGCGCCTGCCAGCGCGGCCTCGGCGTGGCCATGCTGCCGGACTATCTCGTCGAAGAGAACGGCGGGCTGGTGCAGCTGTTCGGCGAGCAGGACACGCTCGCGCTCGACGCATTCTTCGTTTACCCCGAAGAACTCAAGTCGGTCGCGCGCATTCAGGTGTTCCGCGACTTCCTCGTCGCCAACGCGCAGCGCTGGAATTTCTGA
- the trxB gene encoding thioredoxin-disulfide reductase yields the protein MSKTIHSKVVIIGSGPAGYTAAIYASRAMLKPTLIQGIQPGGQLTITTDVENYPGFADVIQGPWLMEQMQAQAQHVGTNIVYDHVNKVELGARPFRLTCDSGDVYIADALIVATGAQARWLDLPSEQKFKGYGVSACATCDGFFYKNKEVFVIGGGNTAVEEALFLTNFASKVTVVHRRDHFRAERILQDRLFKHPKIEVVWDTVLHDVMGDENPLKVRRIALKNLKTGVVSEHAADGVFIAIGHQPASELFIGQLEMKPSNYIVTAAHSTATSVPGVFAAGDVTDDIYRQAVTAAGQGCMAALETERFLAARENQQAAAE from the coding sequence ATGTCCAAGACGATTCATTCCAAAGTCGTGATCATCGGCTCGGGACCGGCCGGCTATACCGCCGCGATCTATGCCTCGCGCGCGATGCTGAAGCCGACCCTGATCCAGGGTATCCAACCCGGTGGGCAGCTCACCATCACGACCGATGTTGAGAACTATCCGGGCTTTGCCGACGTCATCCAGGGCCCCTGGCTCATGGAGCAGATGCAGGCCCAGGCCCAGCATGTCGGCACCAACATCGTGTACGACCACGTCAACAAGGTCGAACTCGGCGCGCGGCCGTTCCGGCTGACCTGCGATTCGGGCGACGTCTACATCGCCGACGCCCTGATCGTCGCCACCGGCGCCCAGGCGCGCTGGCTCGATCTGCCCTCGGAGCAGAAGTTCAAGGGTTACGGCGTCTCAGCCTGCGCCACCTGCGACGGCTTCTTCTACAAGAACAAGGAAGTGTTCGTCATTGGCGGCGGCAATACCGCGGTCGAGGAAGCACTCTTCCTCACCAATTTCGCCTCGAAGGTGACGGTCGTTCATCGGCGTGACCATTTCCGCGCCGAGCGCATCCTGCAGGATCGCCTGTTCAAGCATCCCAAAATCGAGGTGGTGTGGGACACGGTGCTGCATGACGTCATGGGCGACGAAAATCCGCTCAAGGTGCGCCGCATCGCGCTGAAGAATCTCAAGACCGGCGTCGTTTCCGAGCACGCCGCCGATGGCGTGTTCATCGCGATCGGCCACCAGCCGGCGTCCGAGCTGTTCATCGGCCAGCTCGAGATGAAGCCTTCGAACTACATCGTCACCGCGGCGCATTCGACCGCGACTTCGGTGCCGGGCGTTTTTGCCGCCGGCGACGTCACTGACGACATCTATCGGCAGGCCGTAACCGCGGCGGGCCAGGGCTGCATGGCCGCGCTCGAAACCGAGCGCTTCCTTGCGGCGCGTGAAAACCAACAGGCGGCGGCGGAATGA